The following coding sequences lie in one Pseudorca crassidens isolate mPseCra1 chromosome 2, mPseCra1.hap1, whole genome shotgun sequence genomic window:
- the LOC137219790 gene encoding large ribosomal subunit protein uL3-like has protein sequence MSHRKFSAPRHGSLGFLPRKRSSRHHGKVKSFPKDDSSKPVHLTAFLGYKAGMTHIVREVDRPGSKVNKKEVVEAVTIVETPPMVILGYMETPRGLRTFKTIFAEHISDECKRRFYKNWRKSKKKAFTKYCKKWQDVDGKTQLERDFSSLKKYYQVIHVIAHTQMRLLPLRQKKAHLMEIQLNGGTEAEKLDWAQERLEQQVPVNQVFGQDEMIDVIGVTKGKGYKGVTSRWHTKKLPRKTHRGLRKVACIGAWHPAWVAFSVAQAGQKGYHHHTEINKKIYKIGQGYLIKDGKLIKNSAFTDYDLSDKSINPLGGFVHYGEVTNNFVMLKGCVVGTKKQVLTLGKSLLVQTKRRALEKIDLKFIDTTSKFGHGCFQTVEEKEAFMGPLKKDRIAKEEGA, from the coding sequence ATGTCTCACAGGAAGTTCTCCGCTCCCAGGCATGGGTCCCTGGGCTTTCTGCCTCGGAAGCGCAGCAGCCGGCACCACGGGAAGGTGAAGAGCTTCCCCAAGGATGACTCTTCCAAGCCTGTGCACCTCACAGCCTTCCTCGGCTACAAGGCTGGCATGACCCACATTGTGAGGGAGGTCGATAGGCCAGGGTCCAAGGTGAACAAGAAGGAAGTTGTGGAGGCTGTGACCATCGTGGAGACGCCACCCATGGTCATTTTGGGCTACATGGAAACACCTCGAGGCCTCCGGACCTTTAAGACCATCTTTGCTGAGCACATCAGTGATGAATGCAAAAGGCGCTTCTATAAGAACTGGCGTAAATCTAAGAAGAAGGCCTTCACCAAATACTGCAAGAAGTGGCAGGATGTAGATGGCAAGACGCAGCTGGAGAGGGACTTCAGCAGCTTGAAGAAGTACTACCAGGTCATTCATGTCATTGCCCACACCCAGATGCGCCTGCTTCCTCTACGCCAGAAGAAGGCCCACCTCATGGAGATCCAGCTGAACGGAGGCACTGAGGCCGAAAAACTGGACTGGGCCCAAGAGAGGCTAGAGCAGCAGGTCCCTGTGAACCAAGTGTTTGGGCAGGATGAGATGATTGATGTCATTGGGGTGACCAAGGGCAAAGGCTACAAAGGGGTCACCAGCCGTTGGCACACCAAGAAGCTGCCCCGTAAGACCCACCGAGGGCTGCGCAAGGTTGCCTGTATTGGGGCGTGGCATCCTGCATGGGTGGCCTTCTCTGTGGCTCAGGCCGGGCAGAAAGGCTACCATCACCACACCGAGATCAACAAGAAGATCTACAAGATTGGCCAGGGCTACCTCATCAAGGATGGCAAACTGATCAAGAACAGTGCCTTTACTGATTATGATCTGTCTGACAAGAGCATCAACCCTCTGGGTGGCTTTGTCCACTACGGTGAAGTGACCAATAACTTTGTCATGCTCAAAGGCTGCGTGGTAGGAACCAAGAAGCAAGTGCTCACCCTTGGCAAGTCCTTGCTGGTGCAGACCAAACGGCGGGCCCTGGAGAAGATTGACCTTAAGTTTATTGACACCACCTCCAAATTTGGCCATGGCTGCTTCCAGACTGTGGAGGAGAAGGAAGCGTTCATGGGACCGCTTAAGAAGGACCGAATTGCAAAGGAAGAAGGGGCCTAA